The Streptomyces sp. NBC_00435 nucleotide sequence AGCGTGGACGCATGACGCACAGAGCCCCGCACGCAGCGCACGACCACGAAGCGCACCCGGTCCACCAGCACGGCTCACATCACGGCGAACACAGTGGCGGGCAGCACGACCCGCAGCACGAGACCGACGGCCAGGCGGAGATCCTCGACCTCGACGCGGAAGTACTCGCCGAGCACATCGCCTCCATCACCGCGTGGCTGCCCGTCGAAGCCGCCCCCCGTCACATCGTGGACCTGGGCAGCGGCACCGGAGCCGGTACCCTCGCCCTGCTCGAGCGCTTCCCCGATGCCGAAGTGACCGCCGTCGACACCTCGGCCGGCCATCTGCTGCGCCTGGTCGAGAAGGCCCGGTCCCTGGGCGTGGCCGACCGGGTGCGCACCGTTCAGGCCGACCTCGACACCACCTGGCCGGACCTCGGCACGCCGGATCTGGTGTGGGCTTCGGCTTCCATGCACCACATGGCCGACCCCGACCGCACCCTGCGCCAGGTCCACGACGCGCTGACGCCGGGCGGGCTGTTCGCGGTCGTCGAACTGGCCGGCTTCCCGCGGTTCCTGCCCGAGGACGCCCCGGAAGGGCGGCCCGGCCTGGAGGAGCGCTGCCATGCCGCACTCGACCGCCATCACGCCGAGCAGATGCCGCACCGCGGGGCCGACTGGGGACCCAAGCTGGCCGCGGCCGGCTTCACCGTCGAGGGCGAGCGGACCGTCGACGTGAACATCGGCCCGCCCCACACCGAGGCCGTCGGCCGCTACGCGCTCGGCAGCCTGCGCCGCCTGCGCGGTGGTGTCGCCGGGACGCTGGCGGCCGAAGACCTGGCCGCCCTCGACCAGTTGCTCGACCCCGACGGTCCGCACAGCGTTCTGCGGCGCGAGGACCTGACGGTCCGCACCGAGCGCAGCGTATGGGCGGCCCGACGCCGCTGAGCAGCGGCGTGCGGGAGACACCTGTTCCGGAGCCGCGGGACACCCGGTGTTGGTGACCGTCGGCGTGCGGCCCGCGATCCGTATTACGGCAGATCCTCGCCTACCTCGACCAGATGCTCGGGGAGCGCCGCCAGTCCCGCCTCCGGACTCGCGCGCTGCACCGCGAGCGGAGTGCGGAGGCGGGACTGGCGGACGTTGGCGACGAAGCGGCGCATCCGTCCTGCACCGCCCGCACGGTCCGGTCGACCGGGCGCCCTGCTCACCCTGGGAGGCGATCCCGTACCCACGCCTCCGGCGGCCTAGCCGGTCGCCACTCCGCCGGTTCCGGGGGGCCGCAGCCCGTCGAAGACGACCGCGAAGATCCGCTCGCGGGGCTCCGGATCCGCTCCGAGCTGTTCCATCGCACTACCGGTGCCGGCCAGGAGGGCGATGAACTCCGGCAGCCCCAGCTCCGGGCGGACGGCGCCCGCCCGTTGCGCGCCGGTCAGCAGACCGGCCAGCCGGGCCTGGATCTCCGTGGTCGGCTCCCGCAGGGACGCGTGGGCGTCCACCCCGGCCGCGGCGAGGGCCCGGGTGAACTCGCCCTTGCCCTCGGACTGTTCCACCACCAGGCGGAAGCAGGCGAAGAAGGCCTCGGCTGGTCCGGCCTCGGCGGCCAGCCGCGCGGTCCGGGCCGCCATGTCCTCCAGCCGGCGGACCATCACCGCTTCCAGGAGTGCCTCCTTGGTCGGGAAGTGCCTGAACAGCGTGCCGACTCCGACGCCGGCGGCGCGCGCGATCTCCTCGGTCGGCACGCCGACGCCCCGGGTGGTGAACACCTCCGTGGCGGCGTCCAGCAGCCTGGCCCGGTTGCGGGCCGCGTCCGCCCGCAGCGGGCGCTCCTGGGCACCACCCGCGCTACCCGCGCTACCCGCACCACCCATGTCTTTCCCGCCTTTCGCCGTCGACGGCGGACCCACCCCGGCGGAACCACCCTGGACAACCGGAGTCTCCAGTCCGTATCGTGAAACGGAGTCGTTGGTCCGATTCTATCCGCGAGTCCCACTGGAGGTTTGTCATGCCCGGAACGCCGTCACCGCGCGAGGTCTTCCAGAAGCTGATCGAGGGCATCGGCGCGGGCCGGTACACGGAGCTGGCCGATCTCTACGCCGAGGACGCCGTGGTGGAGACCGTCTTCGAGCCGGTCGGCCCGCGCCGGTTCGAGGGACGGGCCGTACTGCGGGAACGGTTCGCGCAGGTCTCCGCGGGGACACCCGTGGAACTGACCCCGGTGAACGTGGTCGTCCGGGAGACCGACGACCCGGAGGTGGTCGTCGCCGAGTTCGACTACCAGGTGCACCATCGGGTGACCGGGCGGAGGTTCAGGTCGGCCAACGTCCAGGTGCTGCGGGTCCGCGACGGCCTGATCGTCGGCAGCCGGGACTACCACGACCACCTCGCCCTCATCGTGGCCGGCGGCGACCTCCCGCAGCTGGTGGAGGCGCTGGAAGGGCGGTAGCGCGAGCGGATACGCGGCGCGGGGACCGGTCAGCCGTTCAGCAGCCGGGTCCAGTCCTGGGGTACGCGCCCGGCCGGCCCCGGGGCCGGCTGGTCCGCCGGGTGTCCGGCCGGTGGCGCCAGCTCGGGACCGGACTCGTACAGCTCGTCGCCCGAGTAGTCCCAGAACCAGTCCTCGCCCGGTTCGAAGCTCTGCACCAGGGGATGGCCGGTGGACTTCCAGTGGGCGGTGGCGTGCTGGGCGGGCGAGGAGTCGCAGCAGCCGACGTGACCGCACTGGGCGCAGCG carries:
- a CDS encoding class I SAM-dependent methyltransferase; translation: MTHRAPHAAHDHEAHPVHQHGSHHGEHSGGQHDPQHETDGQAEILDLDAEVLAEHIASITAWLPVEAAPRHIVDLGSGTGAGTLALLERFPDAEVTAVDTSAGHLLRLVEKARSLGVADRVRTVQADLDTTWPDLGTPDLVWASASMHHMADPDRTLRQVHDALTPGGLFAVVELAGFPRFLPEDAPEGRPGLEERCHAALDRHHAEQMPHRGADWGPKLAAAGFTVEGERTVDVNIGPPHTEAVGRYALGSLRRLRGGVAGTLAAEDLAALDQLLDPDGPHSVLRREDLTVRTERSVWAARRR
- a CDS encoding TetR/AcrR family transcriptional regulator, with amino-acid sequence MGGAGSAGSAGGAQERPLRADAARNRARLLDAATEVFTTRGVGVPTEEIARAAGVGVGTLFRHFPTKEALLEAVMVRRLEDMAARTARLAAEAGPAEAFFACFRLVVEQSEGKGEFTRALAAAGVDAHASLREPTTEIQARLAGLLTGAQRAGAVRPELGLPEFIALLAGTGSAMEQLGADPEPRERIFAVVFDGLRPPGTGGVATG
- a CDS encoding nuclear transport factor 2 family protein gives rise to the protein MPGTPSPREVFQKLIEGIGAGRYTELADLYAEDAVVETVFEPVGPRRFEGRAVLRERFAQVSAGTPVELTPVNVVVRETDDPEVVVAEFDYQVHHRVTGRRFRSANVQVLRVRDGLIVGSRDYHDHLALIVAGGDLPQLVEALEGR
- a CDS encoding UBP-type zinc finger domain-containing protein, yielding MTATDGVDPSVPPTGTGCAECDAAGGWWFHLRRCAQCGHVGCCDSSPAQHATAHWKSTGHPLVQSFEPGEDWFWDYSGDELYESGPELAPPAGHPADQPAPGPAGRVPQDWTRLLNG